A stretch of Sulfurimonas hongkongensis DNA encodes these proteins:
- a CDS encoding DUF4915 domain-containing protein codes for MNNDIWLGKKDIISKCRDKKVVFWGNGEWVEKTIKLLNLVPTYIIDNNKSIQGHYEKGVKIIDYKDLIDKENYFIIITTGSFKGLVRELKEKSLIEGEDFVCSPVLNNLKIRDEIIFLDKNILFSVPAPACDKGGVYVYNTKTKNLNQIFSGKSRGLAKSENYICLGDEIEGIILFDHKLNIVNKIQVLDNSIAHGVSISEKHNKIFMGNSGRDSVSIFDLSTGKHLDEIKISDKFSSSQEAQHNVNDVFFDENTETLLISMFSFTGNWRKGVYDGGVLEYDLKTRKINGPIIENMWMPHSIQIIDNNMVLLDSMRGDLYKTNNKIIGNFDGFIRGIDKDDKFFYIAQSSHRYFDRLKDISLNISLNCGIYIFDENTKASMFHSFPEIENIHSVIAL; via the coding sequence ATGAATAATGATATTTGGCTAGGTAAAAAAGACATAATAAGTAAGTGCAGAGATAAAAAAGTTGTTTTTTGGGGTAATGGAGAATGGGTAGAAAAAACAATTAAACTATTAAATTTAGTACCAACATATATAATTGATAATAATAAAAGCATTCAAGGGCATTATGAAAAAGGAGTCAAGATTATTGACTACAAAGATTTAATTGATAAGGAAAATTATTTTATTATTATCACAACAGGTTCTTTCAAGGGACTTGTTAGAGAACTTAAAGAAAAAAGTTTAATTGAGGGGGAAGACTTTGTATGTTCCCCTGTATTAAATAATTTAAAAATAAGAGATGAAATTATTTTTTTGGATAAAAATATTTTGTTTAGTGTACCTGCTCCAGCTTGCGATAAAGGTGGAGTTTATGTGTATAATACAAAAACAAAAAATTTAAACCAAATTTTTAGTGGAAAATCAAGAGGTCTTGCAAAAAGTGAAAATTATATATGCTTAGGAGATGAAATAGAAGGTATAATTTTATTTGATCACAAACTTAATATAGTAAATAAAATACAAGTATTAGACAATTCAATAGCACATGGAGTTTCTATTTCAGAAAAACACAATAAAATTTTTATGGGAAACTCAGGCAGAGATTCTGTGTCTATCTTTGATTTAAGCACAGGTAAACATTTAGATGAGATAAAAATAAGTGACAAATTTAGCAGTTCACAAGAAGCTCAACATAATGTTAATGATGTTTTTTTTGATGAAAATACCGAAACCTTATTAATCTCTATGTTTTCATTTACAGGAAACTGGAGAAAGGGAGTTTATGATGGAGGGGTTTTAGAATATGACCTCAAAACTAGAAAAATTAATGGACCTATAATAGAAAATATGTGGATGCCCCATTCAATTCAGATTATAGATAATAATATGGTACTTTTAGATAGTATGAGGGGAGACTTATATAAGACTAATAACAAAATAATAGGAAATTTTGATGGTTTTATCAGAGGAATAGATAAAGATGACAAATTTTTTTATATAGCTCAAAGTTCACATAGATATTTTGATAGATTAAAAGACATTTCATTAAACATTTCATTAAACTGTGGTATTTATATATTTGATGAAAACACCAAGGCAAGCATGTTTCATTCTTTTCCTGAAATAGAAAATATTCATAGTGTTATTGCATTATAA
- a CDS encoding class I SAM-dependent methyltransferase: MTENDIRPDSLRANQKQYEDEDIAFMIAKREQFEKVNCPACDFNNRHELFSKNLMKYKECDNCGMLYINPRPTHKILKSFYSNSPVYKYFNDFIFPASKEARRDKIFIPRVQKISSLIDKYNINTNFILEIGAGYGLFCEEMVKINKFDNVVATEASDSLYETCTSHGYKVYNGIFEELNIKEKFDCVVSFEVIEHVSNPYSFLKKIYSTMTNNSLLYLTFPHYNGFDIGVERENSRSVDHEHLNYFNENSINILLNRVGFELVEVDTPGVLDVELVRKDILSGIYKPNAFIKTVCIDRYEELGEKFQKFLTDNKLSSNMSIVAKKI, translated from the coding sequence ATGACTGAAAATGATATAAGACCGGACTCATTAAGAGCAAATCAAAAGCAATATGAAGATGAAGACATTGCTTTTATGATTGCAAAAAGAGAGCAATTTGAAAAAGTAAACTGCCCAGCATGTGATTTTAACAATCGACATGAACTGTTTTCAAAAAATTTAATGAAATACAAAGAGTGTGATAATTGTGGTATGCTATATATTAACCCAAGGCCTACACATAAAATACTCAAGTCATTTTATAGCAACTCACCTGTTTATAAATACTTCAATGATTTTATCTTCCCAGCATCTAAAGAAGCAAGAAGAGATAAGATATTTATTCCTAGAGTACAAAAAATTTCTTCACTAATTGATAAATATAATATCAATACAAATTTTATTTTGGAAATTGGGGCTGGATACGGGCTATTTTGTGAGGAAATGGTAAAAATAAATAAATTTGACAATGTTGTTGCAACAGAAGCATCAGATAGTTTATATGAAACTTGTACTAGTCATGGATATAAAGTATATAATGGAATTTTTGAAGAGTTAAACATAAAAGAAAAGTTTGATTGTGTAGTTTCATTTGAAGTTATTGAACATGTATCTAATCCATACAGTTTCTTAAAAAAAATATACTCAACAATGACAAATAATTCATTACTCTATTTAACATTTCCTCATTATAATGGTTTTGATATTGGGGTAGAAAGGGAAAATTCAAGAAGCGTGGATCATGAACATTTAAACTATTTCAATGAAAATTCTATAAATATTTTACTAAATAGAGTTGGCTTTGAATTAGTAGAAGTAGATACTCCTGGTGTTTTAGATGTCGAGTTAGTAAGAAAAGATATTTTATCAGGGATATATAAACCAAATGCTTTTATCAAAACTGTATGCATTGATAGATATGAGGAATTGGGAGAAAAATTTCAAAAATTTTTGACTGATAACAAACTCTCATCAAACATGTCAATAGTTGCAAAAAAAATATAA